CTCCAATTTCGAGGGGATCTGAGCCGGTACGAAGCCGAAGTTCAAAGGCTTACTGAGGACagagatgccttcaagcttctcagtgagcagagagaaggagaagtaaaAAGACTTTGGGCTGAGTTTGAAGCATCTCGGAAAGAACATGCTGAGCTggccgagcaggtaaaaagaatctttgaatttAATGATATTTATTCGGGAGTGATGGCTAACAGTTCGATCCCGCAGGTCGAGCAAAAGCTCGACGTGATCAGGAAGATTCGTGTTGAAGTGGACGTAGTGAAGTCGGAGGCCAAGGaatggaagaagaacatggaccgcATCACCTCAGAAAAAGAGACTGTCCGAACTCAACTGGCTTCGGCTGAGGCCCAACTTCGAAGCTTGAAAGAGAAaaccttggtgcaagccaagaaaatcaaggagttccagtctcggttgAGCTCGGCAGGTTCTGATCGAGAGAGATTGGCCACGgaacttgcagcggccaaatcgTAGGTTGAGAAAGCCATGGCcaatgctgatgcaatggtggctGTTTATCGATCTGATGCCgaagctgctcaggttcgagcaaaggagattgctgaggctgctcaggctcgagcaaactaggttgccgagcatgctaaatgccagtctcgaagggagactcttGTAGAAATctatgctcgtggcttcgatcttacagtCGAGATCGAGAAagctaaggagcttgaagccgAAACCATAGTGTTGGCTTTTCCCAatgatgatgataccgggagtACGAGCGGATCTGACAGCGAAGGGGGCCTCTAGGGCGAAGATGCTACTCCTGCAGAGGACTAAGTCCTTTTTGCGTTTCTTATAAGATCATTTTGGTCTTTTGTAA
The DNA window shown above is from Nicotiana tomentosiformis chromosome 8, ASM39032v3, whole genome shotgun sequence and carries:
- the LOC138897086 gene encoding uncharacterized protein, with the translated sequence MDKISKTVPQKEVASSSRLAGEKLMVEPRLEELILGGCVIDSDFMVKKLSSVTGRCLGKDAVMRPSSGDEEALLPILKPEKASVLHHEAFLQFRGDLSRYEAEVQRLTEDRDAFKLLSEQREGEVKRLWAEFEASRKEHAELAEQVKRIFEFNDIYSGVMANSSIPQVEQKLDVIRKIRVEVDVVKSEAKEWKKNMDRITSEKETVRTQLASAEAQLRSLKEKTLVQAKKIKEFQSRLSSAGSDRERLATELAAAKS